The Posidoniimonas polymericola genome includes a window with the following:
- a CDS encoding cold-shock protein, translating to MSQGTIKKLTEKGFGFIQGDRGELFFHHSSVSGANFDDLREGQSVEYTEGQGPKGPRAENVKVIG from the coding sequence GTGTCGCAGGGTACGATTAAGAAGTTGACGGAAAAGGGTTTTGGCTTCATTCAGGGCGATCGGGGGGAGCTTTTCTTCCACCACTCGTCCGTCAGTGGCGCCAACTTTGATGACCTCCGCGAGGGGCAGTCGGTGGAATACACCGAAGGCCAGGGCCCGAAGGGTCCTCGCGCTGAGAACGTCAAGGTGATCGGCTAA
- a CDS encoding methylated-DNA--[protein]-cysteine S-methyltransferase, with the protein MPIVTIATCTACFSTDLGWLALSASLSDDPHDTWANTPGGSPHWRLERLAFGHRRSSDARRALGPNDTRLQSDPPGEVRGWMDQLQRYAAGEPVALESIPVDRDHLTEFGQRVSRLCSAIGYGATLSYGELAKRAGRPGAARAVGSVMSGNRTPLVVPCHRVLGSGGRLGGFSAPQGVAMKRQLLEMEGARMS; encoded by the coding sequence ATGCCGATCGTGACGATTGCCACGTGCACGGCCTGCTTCTCGACAGATCTAGGCTGGCTGGCGCTGTCGGCTTCGCTCTCCGACGACCCGCACGACACCTGGGCAAACACGCCGGGTGGAAGTCCCCATTGGCGGCTCGAGCGGCTGGCCTTCGGGCATCGGCGTTCGTCCGACGCACGCCGGGCCCTCGGGCCAAATGACACGCGCCTACAGTCCGATCCGCCCGGTGAGGTGCGGGGGTGGATGGATCAGCTGCAGCGGTACGCGGCCGGCGAGCCGGTGGCGCTCGAATCGATTCCGGTCGACCGCGACCACTTGACGGAGTTTGGCCAGCGGGTGTCGCGGCTCTGTTCGGCCATCGGCTACGGCGCGACGCTCAGCTACGGCGAACTCGCCAAGCGGGCGGGGCGTCCGGGCGCCGCGCGGGCGGTCGGTTCGGTGATGTCTGGCAACCGCACTCCGCTGGTGGTGCCGTGCCATCGGGTGCTCGGCTCCGGGGGGCGGCTGGGCGGTTTTTCGGCTCCGCAGGGCGTGGCGATGAAGCGGCAACTGCTCGAGATGGAAGGCGCTCGGATGTCTTGA
- a CDS encoding sigma-70 family RNA polymerase sigma factor, whose translation MTQADTTLRELIDLAKSTGQLSYQQVFPYLPDETEGVEKIEALLNALDGLGVELYDECRPAELAEERPSNDRGDRSHLLQDMLPSGNSDPIRMYLSQMAEIPLLSRDEEIGLAKKIELTRKRFRRNLLRSFYALEATVKTLEKVHSGELPFDRTIKVSLTERLTKDQISARMPQNLATLRTLMDAQRRDFAAMVDHRQSAEVKADARTRYLRRREKMLILVEELSLRSRRVTPLIAELEEYAKRMDAVTAELRELKATGAPADKIASVRAELLQLMRRTLESPSSLRKRASQLRRQFSDFEGAKRQLSSGNLRLVVSIAKKYRNRGLSFLDLIQEGNTGLMRAVDKYEYRRGFKFSTYATWWIRQAITRAIADQARTIRIPVHMIDVLTKLRNTAKKLQQEMGREPTTEETALAAGIPLEETERVLDIGRHPVSLDRPVGDGDDCSFGEFVEDNAVENPWKLANNGLLRERIEELLKTLTFREREIIRLRYGLADGYSYTLEEVGRIFKVTRERVRQIEAKAVSKLQNPVRSQMLNSFVPEGVAMVEGFDPLEAAA comes from the coding sequence ATGACCCAAGCCGATACCACGCTGCGCGAACTGATCGACCTGGCCAAGAGCACCGGCCAGCTCTCCTACCAACAGGTCTTCCCCTACCTGCCCGACGAGACCGAGGGCGTGGAGAAGATCGAAGCCCTGCTCAACGCCCTCGACGGACTCGGGGTCGAGCTCTACGACGAGTGCCGCCCCGCCGAGCTGGCGGAGGAACGCCCCTCGAACGACCGCGGCGACCGCTCGCACCTGCTGCAGGACATGCTCCCTAGCGGCAACAGCGACCCGATCCGCATGTACCTGTCCCAGATGGCGGAGATCCCGCTGCTGTCGCGTGACGAGGAGATCGGCCTGGCGAAGAAGATCGAGCTGACCCGCAAGCGGTTCCGCCGCAACCTGCTCCGCTCGTTCTACGCCCTCGAGGCCACCGTCAAGACGCTCGAGAAGGTCCACTCCGGCGAGCTGCCGTTCGACCGCACGATCAAGGTGTCGCTCACCGAGCGTCTGACCAAGGATCAGATCTCGGCCCGCATGCCGCAGAACCTGGCGACCCTCCGCACGCTGATGGACGCGCAGCGGCGTGACTTCGCGGCGATGGTCGACCACCGTCAGAGCGCCGAGGTGAAGGCCGACGCCCGCACCCGCTACCTGCGGCGCCGAGAGAAGATGCTGATCCTGGTTGAGGAGCTGAGCCTCCGCAGCCGCCGGGTCACGCCGCTGATCGCCGAGCTCGAAGAGTACGCCAAGCGGATGGACGCCGTCACCGCCGAGCTCCGCGAGCTCAAGGCGACCGGCGCCCCCGCCGACAAGATCGCCAGCGTCCGCGCCGAGCTCCTGCAGCTCATGCGCCGCACCCTCGAGAGCCCGTCGAGCCTCCGCAAGCGGGCCAGCCAGCTGCGCCGCCAGTTCTCCGACTTCGAGGGCGCCAAGCGTCAGCTCTCCAGCGGCAACCTGCGGCTGGTGGTGTCAATCGCCAAGAAGTACCGCAACCGCGGCCTGTCGTTCCTCGACCTCATCCAGGAGGGCAACACCGGCTTGATGCGGGCGGTTGACAAGTACGAGTACCGCCGCGGCTTCAAGTTCAGCACCTACGCAACGTGGTGGATCCGCCAGGCGATCACCCGGGCGATCGCCGACCAGGCCCGCACAATTCGTATTCCTGTGCACATGATCGACGTGCTGACCAAGCTCCGCAACACGGCCAAGAAGCTGCAGCAGGAGATGGGCCGCGAGCCGACCACCGAGGAGACCGCCCTGGCCGCCGGCATCCCGCTGGAGGAGACCGAACGCGTGCTGGACATCGGCCGCCACCCGGTCAGCCTCGACCGCCCGGTCGGCGACGGCGACGACTGCAGCTTCGGCGAGTTCGTCGAGGACAACGCGGTCGAGAACCCCTGGAAGCTGGCCAACAACGGCTTGCTGCGTGAGCGGATCGAGGAATTGCTCAAGACGCTCACCTTCCGCGAGCGGGAGATTATCCGCCTCCGCTACGGCCTGGCCGACGGCTACAGCTACACGCTGGAGGAAGTGGGCCGCATCTTCAAGGTGACCCGCGAGCGGGTCCGCCAGATCGAGGCCAAGGCGGTCAGCAAGCTGCAGAACCCGGTCCGCAGCCAGATGCTCAACAGCTTCGTCCCCGAGGGCGTCGCGATGGTTGAGGGCTTCGACCCGCTGGAGGCGGCGGCTTAG
- the dnaG gene encoding DNA primase, with protein sequence MSNASPLDAKEVVRQQVDIVDVVGESYELRRQGRNYVCRCPWHDDTKPSLTINQERQSWRCWVCDIGGDVFSFVMKRDGIGFREALELLADRVGVSLAPARGKAAQPGGPGDKKTLFAAMAYAEQMFYRCLVESPEAAPARDYLAGRGIDADSIERHRIGFAPDSWDWLKNKATAHGFSQAVLARVGLVRERENKSGAYDFFRGRVMFPIHDLQSRPIAFGGRILPQLAENAGGKYVNSPETPLYSKSNQLYALHIARDAVQKEGFLTVMEGYTDVVMAHQNGLTNVVACCGTALGETHLKLIQRFTDSVALVLDGDAAGQRRASEVLELFVTNQVDLRILTLPENLDPCDFIATPKEGPKDGCGVEAFRKLLANAPDALQHKLNTATNGLVTLHNTHAATRAAEDVLATLAKVPTGMANTAAMLREQSLLSALSGRLRLPQEHLQARLVALRQERASKPLVRQAPQPTNPQPSKPRPNASRAAAPKPARPAADSDPNAALMDSAYENAEEHFPGDALGEPDLDAASFDSVERGSADAVEPTSNLPAKLTANDRELLELMLLDNDCARRISESIPLDSIESSTGQALFLACRDALEVEGQVSLHWVLDALPNERLKSALVAIDDDAQAKSAGDKLRRLSDAIDREQQKQDALQRAKHKAAQLESSLSENQKDEELIRFFENLKSEKNRQTGSLPTEG encoded by the coding sequence ATGAGCAACGCCAGCCCACTCGACGCCAAGGAGGTAGTCCGCCAGCAGGTCGACATTGTCGACGTGGTGGGCGAGTCGTACGAGCTCCGCCGGCAGGGTCGCAACTACGTTTGCCGCTGCCCCTGGCACGACGACACCAAGCCGAGCCTGACCATCAACCAGGAGCGGCAGAGCTGGCGGTGCTGGGTCTGCGATATCGGCGGCGACGTCTTCAGCTTCGTCATGAAGCGGGACGGCATTGGCTTCCGCGAGGCGCTCGAGCTGCTGGCCGACCGCGTCGGCGTCAGCCTGGCCCCGGCCCGCGGCAAGGCGGCCCAGCCGGGCGGACCGGGCGACAAGAAGACCCTGTTCGCCGCGATGGCGTACGCCGAGCAGATGTTCTACCGCTGCCTGGTCGAGAGCCCCGAGGCGGCGCCGGCCCGCGACTACCTGGCCGGCCGCGGCATCGACGCCGACAGCATCGAACGGCACCGCATCGGCTTCGCCCCCGACAGCTGGGACTGGCTGAAGAACAAGGCCACCGCCCACGGCTTCTCGCAGGCGGTGCTGGCGCGGGTCGGCCTGGTCCGCGAGCGCGAGAACAAGAGCGGCGCTTACGACTTCTTCCGCGGCCGCGTGATGTTCCCGATCCACGACCTGCAGTCGCGGCCGATCGCCTTCGGCGGGCGGATCCTGCCGCAGCTAGCAGAGAACGCCGGCGGCAAGTACGTCAACTCACCCGAGACCCCGCTCTACTCCAAGAGCAACCAGCTGTACGCCCTGCACATCGCCCGGGACGCCGTGCAGAAGGAGGGCTTCCTGACGGTGATGGAGGGCTACACGGACGTCGTGATGGCCCACCAAAACGGCCTGACGAACGTCGTGGCGTGCTGCGGCACGGCCCTCGGCGAGACCCACCTCAAGCTCATCCAGCGGTTCACTGATAGCGTCGCGCTGGTGCTCGACGGCGACGCCGCCGGGCAGCGGCGTGCTAGCGAGGTGCTCGAACTCTTTGTGACAAATCAGGTCGATCTGCGGATTCTGACCTTGCCTGAAAACCTCGATCCATGTGATTTTATTGCTACGCCTAAGGAAGGACCCAAGGATGGGTGCGGCGTCGAGGCCTTCCGGAAGTTGCTCGCCAACGCCCCGGACGCCCTGCAACACAAACTCAATACAGCGACCAACGGATTGGTTACTCTCCACAACACGCACGCCGCGACGCGCGCCGCCGAGGATGTCCTGGCCACGCTGGCCAAGGTTCCGACCGGCATGGCGAACACCGCCGCGATGCTCCGCGAGCAGTCGCTGCTGAGCGCCCTGTCGGGTCGGCTCCGCCTGCCGCAGGAGCACCTGCAGGCCCGGCTGGTCGCGCTGCGTCAGGAGCGGGCGAGCAAGCCGTTGGTCCGCCAGGCGCCCCAACCAACGAATCCGCAACCGTCCAAGCCGCGGCCCAACGCTTCGCGGGCGGCCGCCCCGAAGCCGGCCCGCCCCGCCGCGGACTCCGACCCAAACGCCGCGTTGATGGACTCGGCCTACGAGAACGCCGAGGAGCACTTCCCCGGCGACGCCCTCGGCGAGCCCGACCTCGACGCCGCGTCGTTCGACAGCGTGGAGCGAGGCTCCGCGGACGCCGTCGAGCCGACCTCGAACCTGCCGGCCAAGCTTACCGCCAACGACCGCGAGCTGCTGGAGCTGATGCTGCTCGACAACGACTGCGCCCGCCGCATCTCGGAGTCGATCCCGCTCGACTCGATCGAGTCGTCGACCGGCCAGGCGTTGTTCCTGGCGTGCCGCGACGCGTTGGAGGTCGAGGGCCAGGTCAGCCTCCACTGGGTGCTCGACGCCCTGCCCAACGAGCGGCTCAAGAGCGCCCTAGTCGCCATCGACGACGACGCCCAGGCCAAGAGCGCCGGCGACAAGCTCCGGCGGCTATCCGATGCAATTGACAGAGAGCAGCAGAAACAAGACGCGCTGCAACGCGCAAAACACAAAGCCGCTCAGCTCGAGTCAAGCCTTAGCGAAAACCAGAAGGACGAGGAGTTGATTAGGTTCTTCGAGAACCTCAAGAGCGAAAAGAACCGGCAGACGGGGTCCTTGCCCACGGAAGGGTAG
- a CDS encoding S1C family serine protease gives MPSAIDEPLAESERQMFDKPNLQLRDPDPYAFANRIWRLTLVFAVLCAVAAGPYLAGQFWYTARYNTLKAEHDAAGEILGDLRPRLQDFALASRMVAKKVGPSVVNIYRPHFRGTDGQGSGVIMDEAGFILTNFHVVEDAKGLRVQLDDGRDLDAAVIGYDRATDLAVLKVNAENLIAASWGDSDLMELGDMVWAMGSPFGLSRSITFGIVSAKHRSSQNGIRTASVYQEYLQTDVAVNPGNSGGPLVDLEGRVVGINTAILGETYQGVSFAIPSAIAREKYEQLRDKGYIERGYLGVQPSAVPERVRRKLELEQGQGVLIADVVADGPAGLAGIQRFDVILRWNNHEATNPTMLSRTIANTQIGSTATVLVKRVEQGQVVEKSMDVEVGLKPYADEAPTKLD, from the coding sequence TTGCCCTCCGCCATCGATGAGCCGCTCGCCGAGTCGGAGCGGCAGATGTTCGACAAGCCGAACCTGCAGCTGCGCGACCCCGACCCGTACGCCTTCGCCAACCGCATCTGGCGGCTGACGCTCGTGTTCGCGGTGCTGTGCGCCGTGGCGGCCGGGCCGTACCTGGCGGGGCAGTTCTGGTACACGGCCCGCTACAACACCCTCAAGGCCGAGCACGACGCCGCGGGCGAGATCCTCGGCGACCTCCGCCCCCGGCTGCAGGACTTTGCCCTCGCCTCGCGGATGGTCGCCAAGAAGGTCGGCCCGTCGGTGGTCAATATCTACCGGCCCCACTTCCGCGGCACCGACGGCCAGGGCTCGGGCGTGATCATGGACGAGGCAGGATTCATCCTGACCAACTTCCACGTCGTCGAGGACGCCAAGGGGCTGCGGGTGCAGCTTGACGACGGCCGCGACCTCGACGCCGCGGTGATCGGCTACGACCGCGCGACCGACCTCGCCGTGCTTAAGGTCAACGCCGAGAACCTGATTGCCGCCAGCTGGGGCGACAGCGACCTCATGGAGCTCGGCGACATGGTCTGGGCGATGGGCAGCCCGTTCGGCCTCAGCCGCAGCATCACCTTCGGCATCGTCAGCGCGAAGCACCGCAGCAGCCAGAACGGCATCCGTACGGCCAGCGTCTACCAGGAGTACCTGCAGACGGACGTCGCCGTGAACCCGGGCAACAGCGGCGGGCCGCTGGTCGACCTCGAGGGCCGCGTCGTGGGGATCAACACGGCGATCCTCGGCGAGACCTACCAGGGCGTGAGCTTCGCCATCCCGTCGGCAATCGCGCGGGAGAAGTACGAGCAGCTCCGCGACAAGGGCTATATCGAACGCGGCTACCTCGGCGTGCAGCCGAGCGCCGTGCCCGAACGCGTCCGCCGCAAGCTCGAGCTCGAGCAGGGCCAGGGCGTGCTGATCGCCGACGTTGTGGCCGACGGCCCGGCCGGCCTGGCCGGCATCCAGCGGTTCGACGTTATCCTCCGCTGGAACAACCACGAGGCGACCAACCCCACGATGCTCAGCCGCACGATCGCCAATACCCAGATCGGCTCGACCGCCACGGTGCTGGTCAAGCGGGTCGAGCAGGGCCAGGTCGTCGAGAAGAGCATGGACGTCGAGGTCGGCTTGAAGCCGTACGCCGACGAGGCGCCTACCAAGCTCGACTGA
- a CDS encoding ATP dependent DNA ligase produces MSDTLDSLPGFDGGDTQFAEEPTGPVCEKCECALPDGKLSACPSCGWYASLGIHVDIAPEWEQACSGQPTSGPSKSHAEVWATLVPKWGWLLIGTTLAVAALSLGVRLYTVEDPALRTVWAVCQLLIGASLFAACHLLAFFMAASSDTDMGVMDLVVSPLKGWMKTFVKLPERFWVVNSANITLSATLFAMLIIGGIPYDAVWNWGFKAPAKKNLLGAIAEKAGGNGDMDMEDALNSFADDAAVSGAPLPGGGKSGVPSGIPERQAIDALVIGYELAQDSSIDRLLLATEYNGRLYYAGRVYPQFTEEEAKELPMKFAQAKAPRPFVTVPGSATWLEPKFTCRVTYSRRVESGMLQGIIWEEMLGEVKQSWLTPTK; encoded by the coding sequence ATGTCGGACACGCTCGACAGTTTGCCCGGATTCGACGGGGGCGACACCCAATTTGCGGAGGAGCCCACCGGCCCTGTCTGCGAAAAGTGCGAATGCGCCCTGCCGGATGGCAAGCTCTCGGCCTGCCCGTCTTGCGGCTGGTACGCGTCGCTCGGGATCCACGTCGACATCGCCCCCGAATGGGAGCAGGCGTGCTCCGGGCAGCCAACCAGCGGCCCGAGCAAGAGCCACGCGGAGGTCTGGGCGACCCTGGTCCCCAAGTGGGGCTGGCTCCTGATCGGCACGACGCTAGCCGTCGCGGCACTTAGCCTCGGCGTGCGGCTCTACACGGTCGAGGACCCGGCGCTCCGCACCGTGTGGGCGGTCTGCCAGCTGCTGATCGGCGCCAGCCTGTTCGCCGCGTGCCACCTGCTGGCGTTCTTCATGGCCGCCTCGTCCGACACCGACATGGGCGTCATGGACCTGGTAGTGAGCCCGCTAAAGGGCTGGATGAAGACCTTCGTCAAGCTCCCCGAGCGGTTCTGGGTTGTTAATTCGGCCAACATCACACTCAGCGCGACGCTGTTTGCGATGCTGATCATCGGCGGAATCCCCTACGACGCGGTCTGGAACTGGGGCTTCAAGGCCCCGGCCAAGAAAAACCTGCTCGGCGCGATCGCCGAAAAGGCCGGCGGCAACGGCGACATGGACATGGAAGATGCGCTCAACTCGTTCGCCGACGACGCCGCGGTTAGCGGCGCCCCGCTGCCAGGCGGCGGCAAGTCGGGCGTCCCCTCGGGGATCCCCGAACGCCAAGCCATCGACGCCCTGGTTATCGGCTACGAGCTGGCCCAAGACAGCTCGATCGACCGCCTGCTGCTGGCTACTGAGTACAACGGCAGGCTCTACTACGCCGGCCGGGTGTACCCGCAGTTTACCGAGGAGGAAGCCAAAGAGTTGCCGATGAAGTTCGCCCAGGCGAAGGCCCCTCGCCCGTTTGTGACGGTGCCCGGCTCGGCGACCTGGCTTGAGCCAAAGTTCACCTGCCGGGTGACCTACTCCCGCCGGGTCGAATCCGGGATGCTGCAGGGCATCATTTGGGAAGAGATGCTCGGCGAGGTCAAGCAGTCGTGGCTGACCCCGACCAAGTAG
- the aat gene encoding leucyl/phenylalanyl-tRNA--protein transferase: MNPARSSIFPPPSEASPEGLVAIGGRLDPEWLLDAYRHGIFPWPDDDHSPLLWWSPDPRAVIELDGLHVSRRLRRRLRSGRFRVTLNQAFDRVMQGCASAPDRRGGTWITTHMKVAYGRMHELGHAHSVEVWRDNQLVGGVYGVSIGGAFAAESMFHLETDASKVALASLVAHLAARGHGLLDIQQWTEHTGSMGAVEISRGEFVDRLAAAIARPVTMGSQLDGDPAALASPS, from the coding sequence ATGAATCCGGCCCGCTCCAGCATCTTTCCCCCGCCCAGCGAGGCCAGTCCCGAAGGGCTGGTGGCGATTGGTGGACGGCTCGACCCGGAGTGGCTGCTAGACGCCTACCGACACGGCATCTTCCCGTGGCCCGACGACGACCACTCGCCGCTCTTGTGGTGGTCGCCCGACCCCCGCGCGGTGATCGAGCTCGACGGCCTGCACGTCTCGCGGCGGCTGCGGCGGCGCCTCCGCTCGGGCCGGTTCCGGGTGACGCTCAACCAGGCGTTCGACAGGGTGATGCAGGGCTGCGCTTCGGCCCCCGACCGCCGTGGCGGGACCTGGATCACGACGCACATGAAGGTCGCCTACGGTCGCATGCACGAGTTGGGCCACGCGCACAGCGTCGAGGTGTGGCGCGATAACCAACTAGTCGGCGGGGTCTACGGCGTCTCGATCGGGGGGGCCTTCGCCGCCGAGTCGATGTTCCACCTCGAGACCGACGCCTCAAAGGTGGCGCTCGCCAGCCTGGTCGCGCACCTCGCCGCCCGGGGGCACGGGCTGCTCGACATCCAGCAGTGGACCGAGCACACCGGCAGCATGGGCGCCGTAGAGATCAGCCGCGGCGAGTTCGTCGACCGCCTGGCCGCCGCCATCGCCAGGCCGGTCACCATGGGCTCCCAGCTAGATGGCGACCCGGCGGCCCTGGCCTCGCCCAGTTAG
- a CDS encoding CHAD domain-containing protein — protein sequence MAAFDKWLTGLPADATVADAARIAIGTRSSEMASRLELAAAGVDQDREHVHQLRVASRRTAAVLKTFQKVLPERRADRLSWSARISRRAAGPARDLDVFLIRLEQENLLPGLQGRLYALREEAQSDIVRAFVKLDGGEQVRRQAAKLVARLPADHKQARRLSERSFADWAAERLRREADRFGKSAPAAGAPVEELHAFRIAAKRLRYALEVLAAGIGMESSKAAYSQLKKAQDRLGAINDHATWIVRLRDVIEQSRANERAGINDLIQYEEQCQSEAIAAFHKWWRPKRAAKLAGLLGQEPADDSTPETAPMPEPDA from the coding sequence ATGGCCGCGTTCGACAAGTGGCTAACCGGCCTGCCAGCCGACGCGACCGTGGCCGACGCCGCCCGGATCGCAATTGGGACCCGGTCGAGCGAGATGGCGTCGCGTTTGGAGTTGGCGGCCGCCGGCGTTGATCAGGACCGAGAGCACGTCCATCAGCTCCGCGTTGCTTCGCGGAGGACGGCCGCCGTGCTCAAGACGTTTCAGAAGGTCCTGCCCGAGCGGCGGGCAGACAGGCTTAGCTGGTCGGCCAGGATTTCGCGGCGGGCGGCCGGGCCCGCCCGCGACCTCGATGTTTTCCTCATCCGGCTCGAGCAAGAAAACCTGTTGCCCGGGCTGCAGGGCCGGCTTTATGCGCTCCGCGAGGAGGCCCAAAGCGATATCGTGCGGGCGTTCGTCAAGCTCGACGGTGGCGAACAGGTACGCCGCCAGGCGGCCAAGCTCGTGGCGCGTCTGCCGGCCGACCACAAGCAGGCCAGGCGGCTGTCGGAGCGGTCGTTCGCCGATTGGGCCGCCGAGCGACTGCGGCGCGAGGCCGACCGGTTTGGCAAGTCCGCGCCGGCCGCTGGCGCACCGGTCGAGGAGCTGCACGCGTTCCGAATCGCCGCGAAACGGCTGCGGTACGCGCTCGAGGTGTTGGCGGCGGGTATCGGCATGGAATCGAGCAAGGCGGCCTACTCGCAGCTCAAGAAGGCGCAGGACCGGTTGGGGGCGATCAATGACCACGCGACCTGGATCGTGCGGCTGCGGGACGTGATCGAGCAATCGCGCGCCAATGAACGGGCCGGAATCAATGACTTGATCCAGTATGAGGAGCAGTGCCAAAGCGAGGCGATTGCCGCGTTCCACAAGTGGTGGCGCCCCAAGCGGGCAGCAAAGCTGGCTGGTCTGCTAGGGCAAGAGCCGGCCGACGACTCCACCCCCGAAACTGCTCCGATGCCCGAACCCGACGCCTAG
- a CDS encoding sugar phosphate isomerase/epimerase family protein: MQLGFVSAILNDLNFDDVLATAAREGFDCVEVMCWQPDGPDKKFGSVTHLDLTALTQARADDILARCAQHGVAISALGFYSVPLSADREQAEAAVAHLHTLIDAAPLLRQSTINSFVGANHLLSMDDNLRLFAKVWPDIVRHAEDRGVRIGIENCPVLNRNTWPFGVNLAHSPAVWRRMFDVIPSASFGLNYDPSHMVMQLMDPIGPIAEFADRIFHAHAKDMQIDRERLNQVGSLAPPMQRSAAKIPGRGEIDWRAFVAALRAAGFHGALCVECEDHDYEGPLEQRLEGLRMGQNCLRPLLGETQLGS, from the coding sequence ATGCAGCTCGGTTTCGTTTCCGCGATTCTCAACGACCTCAACTTCGACGACGTGCTGGCGACCGCCGCGCGCGAGGGCTTCGACTGCGTCGAAGTAATGTGCTGGCAGCCCGACGGTCCGGACAAGAAGTTCGGCAGCGTGACGCACCTCGACCTCACGGCGTTGACGCAGGCCCGGGCCGACGACATCCTGGCGCGCTGCGCGCAGCACGGCGTGGCGATCTCGGCGCTGGGGTTCTATTCGGTGCCGCTGTCAGCGGACCGCGAGCAGGCCGAGGCGGCCGTCGCGCACCTGCACACGCTGATCGACGCCGCGCCGCTGCTGCGGCAGTCGACGATCAACTCGTTTGTCGGCGCCAATCACTTGCTGTCGATGGACGACAACCTGCGGCTGTTTGCCAAGGTCTGGCCCGACATCGTGCGGCACGCCGAGGACCGCGGCGTGCGGATCGGCATCGAGAACTGCCCGGTGCTCAACCGCAACACCTGGCCGTTCGGCGTCAACCTGGCGCACTCGCCCGCGGTCTGGCGGAGGATGTTCGACGTGATCCCGTCGGCCAGTTTCGGGCTGAATTACGACCCGTCGCACATGGTGATGCAGCTGATGGACCCGATCGGGCCGATCGCGGAGTTCGCCGACCGCATCTTCCACGCCCACGCCAAGGACATGCAGATCGATCGCGAGCGGCTGAACCAAGTAGGCTCGCTGGCCCCGCCGATGCAGCGGAGTGCCGCCAAGATCCCGGGGCGGGGGGAAATCGACTGGCGGGCGTTTGTCGCCGCCTTGCGGGCCGCCGGATTCCACGGGGCCTTGTGCGTCGAATGCGAGGACCACGACTACGAGGGACCGCTAGAACAGCGTCTGGAGGGGCTAAGAATGGGGCAAAACTGCCTCCGCCCGCTGTTAGGGGAGACTCAACTGGGCAGCTGA
- a CDS encoding trans-sulfuration enzyme family protein encodes MKFRTRAIHHGQEKDPQTGAVTPPVYFTSTFVQPGAGDWGEYDYSRSGNPTRTALETTAASLEGCGDGGALAFASGMAAIHCVTGLLKSGDHVLAGSDIYGGAYRLFHKVMNRAGVEISLADATDPTAFAAELRPSTKLVWVESPGNPRMSICDYAAIAEVAHRHGALMGCDNTFATPVLCRPLEQGVDIVMHSATKYYGGHGDVLGGLLAVSTKELYDQLYFLQNATGAVLGPMDCFLVSRGIKTMELRVLEQSRTAMRLAEWLDPLPGVERVLYAGLPSHPGHAIAKRQMQGGFGGMLSLELKAGYEAAKRFVGATKLFQLAVSLGGVESLIEQPASMSHASYDAADRAKHGITDGLIRLSVGLEDFDDLRADLQQAFDAAASV; translated from the coding sequence ATGAAGTTCCGCACCCGCGCCATCCACCACGGTCAAGAGAAGGACCCGCAGACCGGGGCCGTGACCCCGCCGGTGTACTTTACCTCCACCTTCGTCCAGCCGGGCGCAGGCGATTGGGGCGAGTACGACTACTCGCGGAGCGGCAACCCGACGCGGACCGCTCTGGAGACGACCGCCGCCTCGCTCGAGGGCTGCGGCGACGGGGGCGCGCTCGCGTTCGCCAGCGGCATGGCCGCCATCCACTGCGTCACCGGCCTGCTGAAGTCGGGCGACCACGTGCTGGCCGGCAGCGACATCTACGGCGGCGCCTACCGGCTGTTCCACAAGGTGATGAACCGCGCCGGCGTCGAGATCTCGCTGGCCGACGCCACGGACCCGACCGCCTTCGCCGCCGAGCTGCGGCCCAGCACCAAGCTGGTCTGGGTCGAGTCGCCAGGCAACCCCCGGATGAGCATCTGCGACTACGCGGCGATCGCCGAGGTTGCGCATCGGCACGGCGCGCTGATGGGCTGCGACAACACGTTCGCCACCCCGGTGCTGTGCCGCCCGCTGGAGCAGGGCGTCGATATCGTGATGCACTCCGCCACCAAGTACTACGGCGGCCACGGCGATGTGCTGGGCGGCCTGCTGGCGGTCTCGACCAAGGAGCTCTACGACCAGCTCTACTTCCTTCAGAACGCTACCGGCGCGGTCCTCGGTCCGATGGACTGCTTCCTGGTCTCACGCGGCATTAAGACCATGGAGCTGCGGGTGCTCGAGCAGAGCCGCACCGCGATGCGTCTGGCCGAGTGGCTCGACCCGCTGCCGGGGGTCGAGCGCGTGCTGTACGCGGGCCTGCCGAGCCACCCGGGGCACGCGATCGCCAAGCGTCAGATGCAAGGGGGCTTCGGCGGCATGCTGTCGCTCGAGCTCAAGGCGGGCTACGAGGCGGCCAAACGGTTTGTTGGCGCCACGAAGCTGTTTCAGCTTGCGGTCAGCCTCGGCGGGGTCGAGTCGCTGATCGAGCAGCCGGCCAGCATGTCGCACGCCAGCTACGACGCGGCCGACCGCGCAAAGCACGGCATCACCGACGGGCTGATCCGGCTGAGCGTCGGGCTCGAGGACTTCGACGACCTGCGGGCCGATCTGCAGCAGGCATTCGACGCCGCGGCGTCGGTCTAA